A single window of Canis lupus familiaris isolate Mischka breed German Shepherd chromosome 7, alternate assembly UU_Cfam_GSD_1.0, whole genome shotgun sequence DNA harbors:
- the H3-3A gene encoding histone H3.3A, which translates to MARTKQTARKSTGGKAPRKQLATKAARKSAPSTGGVKKPHRYRPGTVALREIRRYQKSTELLIRKLPFQRLVREIAQDFKTDLRFQSAAIGALQEASEAYLVGLFEDTNLCAIHAKRVTIMPKDIQLARRIRGERA; encoded by the exons ATGGCTCGTACAAAGCAGACTGCCCGCAAATCGACCGGTGGTAAAGCACCGAGGAAGCAACTGGCTACAAAAGCCGCTCGCAAGAGTGCGCCCTCTACTGGAGGGGTGAAGAAACCTCATCGTtacag GCCTGGTACTGTGGCACTCCGTGAAATTAGACGTTATCAGAAGTCCACTGAACTTCTGATCCGCAAACTTCCTTTCCAGCGTCTGGTGCGAGAAATTGCTCAGGACTTCAAAACAGATCTGCGCTTCCAGAGTGCAGCTATTGGTGCTTTGCAG GAGGCAAGTGAGGCCTATCTGGTGGGCCTCTTTGAAGACACCAACCTGTGTGCTATCCATGCCAAACGTGTCACAATTATGCCAAAAGACATCCAGCTAGCACGCCGCATACGTGGAGAACGTGCTTAA